Genomic segment of Camarhynchus parvulus chromosome 1A, STF_HiC, whole genome shotgun sequence:
gggatgggaaaaacagggaatcatggaatggtcgccctgggaaaaagggaaatcagGGGGCCCAGGGAAATCCAGGGGAAGGGAAATCGAGtgaatgggaaaagggaaatccATGGAATGTGGGAGTGGGAAAAAGGGAATCTATGGAATAGGAgactgggaaaagggaaatccatggaatgggaaaaacagggaaatccatggaatgtgggagtgggaaaagggaaatccatggaatggggaaaagggCAATCCATGGAATGTGAGACTGGGAAAAGGGCAATCCATGGAATGTGAgactgggaaaagggaaatccatggaatgtgggagtgggaaaagggaaatccatggaatgggggactgggaaaacagaaatctATGGAATGTGggactgggaaaagagaaatccaTGGAACGTGGgtctgggaaaagggaaatccatgggaaaaagGGCAATCCATGGAATGTGGgactgggaaaagggaaatccatggaatgtgggggtgggaaaagggaaatctATGGAATGGGAAAAACAGGGCAATCCATGGAATGTGGGACTGGGAAAAGGGCAATCCATGAGAAAAAGGGCAATCCTTGGAATGTGGGAGTGGAAAAGGGAAATCCATGGAATGGGGGACTGGGAAAATGGAAATCCATGGAATGGTAAAAATAGGGAAATCATGGAATCTGTGactgggagaaagggaaaatcccTGGAATGTGGGACTGGGAAAAGGGACAATCCATGGAATGTGGgtctgggaaaagggaaatccatgggaaaaagGGCAATCCATGGAATGTGGgactgggaaaagggaaatccATGGAATGTGGGAGTGCGAAAAGGGAAATCCAtggaatggggaaaacaggGCAATCCATGGAATGTGGatctgggaaaagggaaatccatgggaaaaagGGCAATCCGTGGAATGTGAGACTGGGAAAAGGGCAATCCGTGGAATATGGGGGTGGGAAAAGGGCAATCCATGGGCAAAGGGGCAATCCCGGAGTACCTGGCTGCTCCCGCTGGAGACGTGGCAGTCGTAGCCAGGCGAGGGgcaggtggagctgctgggggagctctCAGGGATGGCTCTGACCTTGCCCTGCACCAAAAACACATCCCAAGCAtggaaatccatcccaaaaatccacccatCCCAAGGATGGAAATCCGAGGAAATATTCCCAAGAATGTGGTTTATTCCCCACGCTGGAAGAGCAGGGTGAGGGCGGTGCGGTTGTGGCGTTCCAAAAGTtctggtgggtttggggtgggaagagCCACTCAGGATCAGGAGTGGGGTTTGGAATCAGCTCCAGACaggaggaatggaaaaaaaatttaaacctcCCAAAATTCTTGAGAATCCAAGGAAAAATTGAAGTTTGATTTTCCATCCCACCAGAACTGTGGGCAGCAAAATCTCAAAGttcaaagagaaattttcaGTCTCGGGAGTTTGGGTTTGGAATCAGCTCcagagagcagaagaaaaaatcctcaaacttcccgaaattcctaaaaatccacagaaaagcTGGAGCCTGGAGTTTGATTTTCCATCCGAGCAAAATTACGAGCACCAAAATCACcttcaaagagaaattttcaGTCTCGGGAGTTTGAGTTTGGAATCAGctccagagagcagaaaaaaaaaaatcctccaaattcCCGAAATTCcgaaaaatccaaggaaaaactGGAGCCTGGAGTTTGATTTTCCATCCCACCAGAACTGTGGGCAGCAAAATCTCAAAGTTCaaatttcaaagagaaattttcaATGACAGACTTTGAATTTGGAATCAGCTCCAGACAacaggaaggggggaaaaaagctcaaaattcccaaaattcctgagaaTCCAAGGAAAAACTGGAACCTGGAGTTTGATTTTCCACCCCAGCAAAATTACcggaaaaaaaaatctcaaagttcaaatttcaaagagaaattttcaATGACAGACTTCGAGTTTGGAATCAGCTCCAGACAggaggaatggggaaaaaaaaaaaaattaaacctcccaaaattcctgaaattccaaggaaaaattGGAGTTTGATTTTCCATCCCACGAGAATTATGggcagaataataaaaaaaaaaaaagagaaaaagagaaataaaaagagaaaattccaaTGTGAAGAGTTTGGGTTTGGAATCAGCTCCAGAGagatggaagggaaaaaaaaaatccttaaaattcccaaatttccaaggaaaaattGGATTCTGGAGTTTGATTTCTAGGCAAGAAAAGATTTGGGTTTTACCTTGATGAGTTTACAGATGACAATAAATCCTGATTTTCCGTGGTGCCAAGGGCTGGGGTGGAGGCAGTCGGAATATTTGGAAATATAAACCCCtgggaaacaaggaaaaaaagggaattatttGTCAGCAGGGAAAGttattcccaaaaaatcctgtaaAGAGCCAGAAAAAGGTGGAATTCTGGCTCTTTCAACTTCTTTCTTTGGATCTTTATtatgagaaaatgagaaatattcccagaaaatgagaaatattccAAGAAAATTAGAAGTATtcccagaaaatggaaaaattccaagaaaatgggaaatattcccaggaaatgggaaatattCCAAGAAAATCAGTTCTTGGGTAACAAAAGTTGTGAATATTcccagaaaatgagaaatattcccagaaaaTGAGACATATtcccagaaaatgggaatttgaaggaattttgaaGGGGTTTCATTCCCAGAGTgggaatttggaagaaaatttggaagaaatttggaaggaatttgAAGGATTTTGATTCCCAGAGTGGGAATTTGAAGGAATTGCATTGCCAGAGTGGGAATTCTGAAGGAATTTGAAGGAGTTTTATtcccaaaatgggaatttgaaGGAATTTGGAAGGAATTTCATTCCCAGAATGGAAATTTGGAAAGAATTTTAAGGAATTGCATTCCCAGAGTGGGAATTTGAAGGAGTTTCATTCCCAGAGTGcgaaattggaaaaaattttAAGGAATTGCATtcccaaaatgggaatttggaaggaattttatTCCCAGAATGGaaatttggaaggaatttgAAGGAGATTTATtcccaaaatgggaatttgaaGGAGTTTTGAAAAAGTTTCATTCCCagagtgggaatttgggaggaatttggaagaaatttcattcccaaaatgggaatttggaaGCAATATGGAAGAAATTTGGAAGGAGTTTTACTCCCAGAGTGGGAATTTGAAGGAGTTTGATTCCCAGAGTgggaatttggaagaaattcgGAAGGAATTTGAAGGAGTTTTATTCCTAGAATGAGAATTTGAAGGAGTTTTGAAGGAGTTTCATTCCCAGAGTGGGAATTTGGAaagaattttaaggaatttcGTTCCCAGAATGGGAATTTGGAAGGAATTATGAAGGAGTTTTATTCCTAGAGTGGGAATTCGGAAGGAATTTGAGGAGTTTTATTCCCAGAATGGaaatttggaaggaatttggaagaaatttcattcccaaaatgggaatttggaaGGAATTTGAAGGAATTTGGAAAGAATTTGAAGGAGTTTCATtcccaaaatgggaatttggaagaaaatttggaagaaatttggaaggaattttgaaGGAGTTTCATTCCCAGAGTGGGACTTTGGAAGAAATTTCATtcccaaaatgggaatttggaaGGAATTTGGAAGGAATTTGAAGGAGTTTGATTCCCAGAATGGAAATTTGAAGAAATTTCATTCCCAGAGTGGGAATTTGAAGGAATTTCATtcccaaaatgggaatttggaaGGAATTGGAAGGAGTTTGATCCCCAGAATGGGAATTTGGAAGGAATTGGAAGGAGCTGGATCCCCAGAGCGGGGATTTGAAGGAATTGGAAGGAGTTTGATCCCCAGAATGGGAATTTGGAAGGAATTGGAAGGAGCTGGATCCCCAGAGCGGGGATTTGAAGGAATTGGAAGGAGCTGGATCCCCAGAGCGGGAATTTGAAGGAATTGGAAGGAGCTGGATCCCCAGAGCGGGGATTTGAAGGAATTGGAAGGAGCTGGATCCCCAGAGCGGGGGATTTGATGCTCAGGAAGGAGCTGTACCCTAGGCGGGATTTGCCAAGGAGTGAAGGTGCTGATCCTGCTGGTGACGATGGAAGGGGTGGAAGGGAGCCCCTGGATCCACAGACAGCGGGGATTTGaaccagccccatccccaggacTCACCCCCAGGAAATCAGAGATATTCCCAGGAAATGGGTTATTACCTTTGGCGGGTTAATTTCCCAGGGAATCGAATTCTTGCAGAAAATGAATTATTCTTCCCAGGAAATCAGAATTGTTCCCAAGAAATGGGTTATTGGGTGATAGAGTGTTAATATTCCCAGAAAACCAGAATTATTCccagaaaatcagaattattcCCAAGAAATGGGTTATTGGGTGATAAAGCGTGTTAATATTCccagaaaatcagaattattcCCAGGAAATCAGAATTCTTCCCAGGAAATCAGTTACTGGGTGATAAAGTGTTAATATTCCCAGGAAAtcagaaatattcccagaaaatcAGAATTCTTCCCAGGAAATCAGAATTATTCCCAGAAAATGGGTTATTGGGTGATAAAGGGTGTTAATATTCccagaaaatcagaattattcCCAGGAAATCAGAATTCTTCCCAGGAAATCAGAATTATTCCCAGGAAATCAGTTCCTGGGTGATAAAGTGTTAATATTCccagaaaatcagaattattcTTCCCAGGAAATCAGAATTATTCCCAGGAAATGGGTTATTGGGTGATAAAGCATGTaaatattcccagaaaatcagaattattcCCAAGAAATCAGTTCCTGGGTGATAGAGTGTTAATATtcccagaaaatcagaaatattccCAGGAAATCAGAATTGTTCCTAAGAAATGAGGAGTATTCCCAGGAAATGAGGAATTCCAAGTAATTCCAAAGAATCCCAAATCATTCCGGTGGCACaaaggaaaattcctttttctccaaCCAGATCCATCCCTAAAACCCCACACAGGAGCCAAAGaatcccaaatatttccaaGCAATTCCAAAGAATCGCaaataatcccaaataattccaaataattccaaataattgcaaatatttccaaagAATCTCAAGGAATTCCAAAGAATCCCAAGGAATTCCATTTAATCCCAGTGGCaccaaagaaaatcccattttctccaATCAGATCCATCCCTAAAACTCCACAGGAGCCAAAGaatcccaaatatttccaaataattccaaagaatttcaaataattCCAATAAGAATTCCAATAAGGATTCCAAAGAATTCCAAAGAATCCCAAGGAATTCCAAAGAATCCCAAGGAATTCCCTTTCATTCCAGTGGCaccaaagaaaatcccattttctccaATCAAATCCTTCCCTAAAACCCCACAGGAGCCAAAGAATCCCAAAGaattccaaataatttctaAGAATTCCAAAGAATTCCAAATATTCCCAAGGAATCCCAGTGGCACAaaggaaaattccattttctccaATCAGATCCATCCCTAAAACCCCACAGGAGCCAAAGAATCCCAAACATTTCCAAATAATTCCaaagaatttcaaataattccaaataattgcaaatatttccaaagAATCCCAAGGAATTCCATTTCATTCCAGTGGCACCgaagaaaattccattttctccaATCAGATCCATCCCTAAAACCCCCAGGTGCCAAAGAATCCCAAAGAATCCCAAAgaatcccaaataattccagTAAGAATTCCAATACAAATTCCAAAGAATTCCAAAGAATCCCAAAGAATCCCGAAGAATTCCATTTCATTCCAGTGGCACccaagaaaatcccattttctccaATCAGATCCATCCCTAAAACCCCTCAGGAGCCAAAGaatcccaaatatttccaaataattcCAAAGAATTCCAAAGAATCCCAAAGAATTCCAAAGAATCATAAATAATTCCAAAGAATTCCATTTCATTCCAGTGGCACCaaggaaaatcccattttctccaATCACATCCATCCTTAAAACCCCGCAAGGAGCCAAATAAATAATGCCAAATAATTGCAAATAATCCCAAAGAATTCCAAGTATTCCCGAAGAATCCCAAAGAACCCTGAAGAATCCCAGCTAACCCCGCTGGCCCCGAgggaaattccctttttctcccacCAGAgccatcccaaaacccccccaggagctgctcccagagcttttcccagcaggaattcccttGGGAACTGCCCCAGCAGATGAAAAGCAGGGATGTGATCCCGaatttccctggaaatgccACGGGATCGGGGACAggtcacctcctcctcctcgtcgaagagcaggaaggcaaaggtctcctgcagctcctcctggctgtATCCCGCAGCTGCCTTGGCTCGCGCAAAAGCTCGCAGCTGCaacacaaaaaattcccaaaatttttggTCTCAGGGGATGCTggtgccagaaaaaaaattttttcccactattttttttcaggattagGGGGAAAAGGAATTTGGTCCAGCAGAAACAGCTGGATGTGGTTTAATTGCTGAGCCTGAGAATGCCAAAAAACGGAGTGAGGGGTGAGGGAAATGAAACACAATGgtgaggaaaaagcagcagggaatgggatggagggatttgggaatggggatgaaGGGATTTGGAATGTGGGGATTTGAAAAGCGGGGATGTGGGGATGAAGGGAACTTGGAAACGGGAATGAAGGGATTCAAAAAGTGGGAATGTGGGGATCTGAAAAATGGGAGTGaggagattttaaaaagtggggatgtggggatgaagggaactggaaaatgggaatgaaggGATTCAAAAAGTGGGAATGTGGGGATTTTGAAAGGGGAAATGAAGGGATTCAAAGAGTGGGAATGAAGGGATTCAAAAACTGGGAATAAAGGGATTCAAAAAGTGGGAATGAAAGGATGAAGGGATTTTAGAAGTGGGAATGTGGGGATTTGAAAAATGGGAGTGAAGGGATTTTGAAaagtggggatgtggggatttTAGAAGTGGGAATGTGGGGATGAAGGGAACTTGAAAATGGGAATGAAGAGATTCAAAAAGTGGGAATGTGGGGATTTTGGAAGGGGAAATGAAGGGATTCAAAAAGTGGGAATGAAGGGATTCAAAAAGTGGGAATGAAAGGATGAAGGGATTTTAGAAGTGGGAATGTGGGGATTTGAAAAATGGTAATGTGGGGATTTTGAAaagtggggatgtggggatgaaGGGAACTTGAAAATGGGAATGAAGGGATTCCAAAAGTGGGAATGTGGGGATTTTAAAAGTGGGAATGAAGGGATTTCAAAAGTGGGAATGGGATGAAGGGAGTTAAGAAGTGGGAATGTGGGGATTTGAAAAATGGGAGTGaggagattttaaaaagtggggatgtggggatgaaGGGAACTTGAAAATGGGAATGAAGGGATTCAAAAAGTGGGAATGTGGGGATTTGAAAAGTGGCAATTAAGAATTTTAGATTGGAAATGTGGGGATGAAAGGATTTTGAAAAGTGGGAATGAGGAGATTTTGAAAGTGGGGAATGAAGGGATTTGAAAAGAGGGAATGAAGGGATGAAGGGAACTTGAAAATGGGAATGAATGGATTTAAAAAGTGGGAATGGGATGAAGGGATTTGAAAAGTGGGAATGAGGGGGTGAAGGGATTCAGAaagtgggaaaatggggatttgaaATGTGGGAATGTGAGGACTTTAAAAGTGAGAATGAAGGGATTTGAAAAGGGGGAATGGGATGAAGGGATTTGAAAAGTGGGAATTAagccagctggaaaaaataaagttgaaaggaaaagaaagttggaCACAGagacatcccaaaaatccctcaacaGAAAGGAATCCATGGAAGGGAGTTCCCTCAATTCCAAAGGAATTTTGGAATTCCCAAGGCTCCAGGAATTTTGAGCACCATCGGTTGCATGGATTGGTCATTGCCGATGGGGATGGGAAGCGCAAGGAacggggggaaaaaaaaaattgggaatctCAAGAGGGAAATGAAACAGAGCTGGCAATCaagcagcattcccagaaaatcccGTTTTTCCTGGGATTGTGGGCTTACCTCACTCAGGAAAAGTTCATTTTCCACCAGGATGGCTCGGCTGTACTGGAAGCCTTGCTGGGAGCCGGAGTGCAGGGAGGAGCGGCGCAGCACGGCCACGGCGcgctgcagcagggagcagccctgctcctggggaaagcctggaaaaatgggaatattcctgctgggaatggctgaattactgcagcagggagcagccctgctcctggggaaagcctggaaaaatgggaatattccTGATGGGAATTACTGCCAAAGggaacagccctgctcctggggaaagcctggaaaaatgggaatattccTGATGGGAATGGCTgccacagggagcagccctgctcctggggaaacgctggaaaaatgggaatattcctgatgggaatggctgcagcagggagcagccctgctcctggggaagccctggaaaaatcctggaaaaatgggaatattccTGATGGGAATGGCTGCCAAAGggaacagccctgctcctggggaaatcctggaaaaatgggaatattcctgatgggaatggctgcagcagggagcagccctgctcctggggaaaccctggaaaaatgggaatattcctgctgggaatggctgccaaagggagcagccctgctcctggggaaacgctgggaaaatgggaatattccTGATGGGAATTCCCAGATTGGCTCCTCAGGATCTAGGGAGaatcctgggggaaaaaaagggaataatcCAGAATGGGAATTGCCAGATCCATGGGGGAATTTGgaatgggaaaaagggaaatattccAGTTGGGAATTGCCAGATCAATGTGGGAAATCAGgatggaaaaaggggaaatattagatataaattatatataattataatatatattataattattcaATATATATTAATAGatattactatattatatataataaatttaatatataattataatatatataacatacTATATAcatttattacatattttaaatttataatatatataatacaacACATAcaatttattatataaattacacattattatatattatatataatgatatatattgatacataaataataatatatacaACAGTATAATATAGACTATCACATagataatttattaaaatatagcTTGTAACTaactagaaattattttaattacttataTACATTGATTTAATATAAATGAATTTATGAATTTATAGTATAACTaactagaaattattttaattacttattcattaatttaatataaatgaaTTTATGAGTTCATAATTGAACTCCATTCATGAGATTCCAAATGCCAAGCTCAGCGTTTGATCCCGATTTTTAAGGGCAAGTTCgaataatttttgtcttttcaatttaaaaaaattaagatcaaACCATTCCTTGTGTCAATTTTTATTCCTCTCCAATTGTTCCAGgaggaacaaaaaaaaggatgaatttAAGGAacagggggaagggaaagaaacaaatccaGAATGCAGATGAGGGGAAAACAGGGAGGGATCTAAAAATGATCCAAGAATTCCAAAATGATCCAAGGATCCCAAAATTATCCAAGAATCCCAAAATGATCCAAGAATTCCAAAATGATCCAAGAATCTCAAAGTGATCCAAGAATCCCAAAATGATCCAGGAATCCCAGGTGATCCAAGAATCCCAAAGGGATCCAGGAATCCCAAAATGATCCAGGAATCCCAAAGGGATCCAAGAATCTCAAAATGATCCAAGAATCCCAAAGAGATCCAAGAATCCCAAAGGGATCCAAGAATCTCAAAATGATCCAGGAATCCCAAGTGATCCAAGAATCCCAAAGAGATCCAAGAATCCCAAAGGATCCAAGAATCTCAAAATGATCCAGGAATCCCAAAATGATCCAAGAATCCCAAAGGGATCCAAGAATCTCAAAATGATCCAGGAATCCCAAAGGGATCCAAGAATCTCAAAATGATCCAAGAATCCCAAAGAGATCCAAGAATCCCAAAGGGATCCAAGAATCTCAAAATGATCCAGGAATCCCAAAATGATCCAGGAATCCCAAAATGATCCAAGAATCCCAAAGGGATCCAAGAATCCCAAAATGATCCAGGAATCCCAAAATGATCCAAGAATCCCAAAGGGATCCAAGAATCTCAAAATGATCCAGGAATCCCAAAATGATCCAAGAATCCCAAAGGGATCCAAGAATCCCAAAGGGATCCAAGCATTCCAAAATGATCCAAGAATCCCAAAGGGATCCAAGAATCCCAAAGGGATCCCAAAAAAAAGTATGGAAAACTCTTGGGGATgaaaaatccagggattttGCAGGTGATCgctccaagattttttttccctaaatgcagcttccaaatgaaaatccagaaaaggggggaaaataatttaaaaattaattaataataaattaaggAGAGGAAACTGAGCccaaggggctgcagccctcaATTCCCTCCGGGATTCAGGGGAGATCCCAACCCTAAAgggaaaaattcccaggaaaaaatcccaaatcccagggcaggagcagaagggaaagTGAAAGTGACAAACGGGAACGGCACTGGATCCGCGGGGGAgcttgggaatggggaactcAGGAATGGGAAacttgggaatggggaatttgggaaacttgggaatgggaaactcgggaatggggaatttgggaatggggaatttgggaatggggaactcGGGAATGGGGAACTCgggaatggggaatttgggaaaatttgggaatggggaacttgggaatggggaatttggggacgGGAAACTTGGGAATGGGAAACTTGGGAacggggaatttgggaatggggaatttgggaatgggaaacttgggaatggggaactcGGGAATGGGAagtttgggaatgggaaacttgggaatgggaaacttgggaatggggaacttgggaatggggaatttgggaatgggaaacttgggaatggggaatttgggaatggcactggATCCATGGAGGGGGAACTTGGGAATGGGAAacttgggaatggggaatttgggaatgagaaatttgggaatgggaaacttGGGAATGAGAAActtgggaatgggaaatttgggaatgggaaacttGGGaatgagaaatttgggaatggCACCAGATCCATGGGGGGAAACTTGGGAATGGGAA
This window contains:
- the LOC115910601 gene encoding uncharacterized protein LOC115910601, encoding MGERRRGESSEPGTGFPQEQGCSLLQRAVAVLRRSSLHSGSQQGFQYSRAILVENELFLSELRAFARAKAAAGYSQEELQETFAFLLFDEEEEVTCPRSRGISREIRDHIPAFHLLGQFPREFLLGKALGAAPGGVLGWLWWEKKGISLGASGYYVYEYYMYEYYVYRVLRVRDERGEFPVPHGLSPVSHGCFPVSPQYYVYEYYVYGMSGVNSPFPMDYPRYPMAVSLSPQYYVYDR